A genomic segment from Dethiosulfovibrio russensis encodes:
- a CDS encoding ABC transporter permease, whose translation MNIKITGRWSLWALAGLSIMGFLGPTVMNLSVDSVAPPFSKPLWIDGDLPPSMTLDIDGKRSGQIEWASQPPGGFRLSGTVVLPDKCSGEIIWETPESPLKLIDLSGGKNEIDLDDRDMSFKLNLGMSPFDDPMEHLFPREGAYRAEITGAPISSDLTLHLPGERWGLLGTDQRGRDVFLLFLLGIKVSLVVGLATTAIASILGLTVGMISGYRGGWIDGAIMRVVDLFMAIPTLPILMVLASLWGKGLIQMIVILSLFSWMGTARTVRAQVLSLRESPFVEGLRALGAPTGYILRRHILPETMPIMAANVALGVPGAILAEAGLSFLGLSDPRVISWGRMLHEAHSFGAFSAGAWWLLLPPGLGIVLVCLIFLDFGKISEEGSP comes from the coding sequence ATGAACATCAAGATAACTGGAAGATGGAGCCTCTGGGCTCTGGCGGGATTGTCGATCATGGGATTTTTAGGACCTACAGTGATGAACCTATCGGTGGACTCCGTAGCCCCACCCTTCTCGAAACCTCTATGGATAGACGGAGATCTTCCGCCCAGCATGACGTTGGATATCGATGGAAAAAGATCGGGACAGATAGAATGGGCTAGTCAACCCCCGGGAGGATTCAGATTATCCGGCACGGTTGTCCTGCCGGATAAGTGTTCCGGAGAAATCATATGGGAAACCCCCGAGAGCCCATTAAAACTGATCGACCTGTCAGGAGGAAAAAACGAGATCGACCTGGACGACCGAGACATGTCGTTCAAGTTGAACCTGGGCATGTCCCCCTTCGACGATCCGATGGAGCATCTGTTTCCGAGAGAGGGGGCGTATCGAGCCGAGATCACAGGAGCCCCAATCTCCTCCGATCTGACCCTCCACCTCCCTGGAGAGAGATGGGGACTTTTAGGCACAGATCAAAGGGGAAGGGACGTTTTTCTGCTGTTCCTTCTCGGCATCAAGGTGTCCCTCGTGGTAGGACTGGCCACCACGGCCATAGCCTCGATCCTTGGTTTGACGGTGGGGATGATCAGCGGATACAGGGGAGGCTGGATAGACGGGGCTATCATGAGGGTAGTCGACCTATTCATGGCCATACCGACCCTTCCTATACTCATGGTACTCGCTTCCCTGTGGGGAAAGGGCTTGATACAGATGATCGTCATACTCTCTCTGTTTTCATGGATGGGCACGGCCCGTACGGTCAGGGCCCAGGTTTTGTCGTTGAGGGAATCTCCCTTCGTGGAGGGGCTGAGAGCTCTAGGAGCTCCGACGGGCTATATACTGAGAAGACATATACTGCCGGAGACGATGCCTATAATGGCCGCAAACGTAGCCCTAGGGGTCCCGGGCGCCATATTGGCCGAGGCGGGGTTATCCTTTCTGGGGCTTTCCGATCCCCGTGTGATCTCATGGGGAAGGATGCTCCACGAGGCCCACAGCTTCGGAGCCTTTTCCGCCGGAGCATGGTGGCTCCTCCTGCCTCCCGGGCTCGGCATAGTCCTAGTCTGTCTTATATTCCTG
- a CDS encoding ABC transporter permease, protein MSPSVGEGYWIRRLAGAAAIMLAVLALNFLLFRIMPGDPVSSIVDPGFSPEAKDKLKELYGLDRPLWSQFLTYAKRTLTLDFGISFISRKPVWGEIASRLPNTIALMGIAVLGSAASGIWLGVKAATRKGRWTEKLVLWGSALSFSFPSFFVQMVLLMALAYGLPLFPLRGSVSVPPPTEPLQILIDYLWHLVLPAGSLILLGFGGWALYARNLMVRVLEEDFILMAKARGLSEKRIIWRHAFRSILPPILTILLMSMPSLVSGAVITEAVFSLHGIGAFLLQSVIGHDYPSAGAAFYLLSLITVGSNLLADAAYELVDPRVRLGRTIK, encoded by the coding sequence TTGAGTCCATCAGTCGGCGAAGGATATTGGATCAGGAGACTTGCGGGGGCCGCAGCGATAATGCTGGCGGTCCTCGCCCTGAACTTTCTCCTGTTCAGGATTATGCCGGGCGATCCTGTATCGTCCATCGTCGACCCCGGCTTTTCACCCGAGGCCAAGGATAAATTGAAGGAATTGTACGGTCTGGATCGTCCTCTGTGGAGTCAATTTCTGACCTACGCTAAAAGAACCCTGACGTTGGACTTCGGGATTTCCTTCATATCGAGAAAGCCGGTGTGGGGGGAAATCGCCTCCAGGCTTCCCAACACGATAGCGCTCATGGGAATCGCCGTTCTAGGTTCCGCCGCATCTGGAATATGGCTGGGGGTAAAGGCCGCGACGAGAAAAGGCAGATGGACGGAGAAACTGGTCCTATGGGGGAGCGCACTGTCCTTTTCCTTTCCCTCCTTTTTCGTACAGATGGTGCTCTTGATGGCCCTGGCCTACGGCCTTCCTCTATTTCCCCTCAGAGGATCGGTGTCGGTTCCACCGCCGACGGAGCCCCTCCAGATTCTGATCGATTACCTCTGGCACCTCGTCCTTCCCGCCGGTTCCCTCATTCTCCTGGGATTCGGGGGATGGGCTCTATACGCCAGGAACCTGATGGTTCGGGTTTTAGAGGAGGACTTCATCCTGATGGCCAAAGCGAGAGGGCTGTCCGAAAAGAGGATAATATGGCGACACGCCTTCCGATCCATACTGCCGCCGATCCTGACGATACTTCTGATGTCCATGCCATCACTGGTATCAGGGGCGGTGATAACCGAAGCGGTGTTCTCCCTTCACGGCATAGGAGCCTTCCTGCTGCAATCGGTGATCGGACACGATTACCCCTCCGCCGGTGCCGCTTTCTACCTGCTGTCTTTGATTACGGTGGGTTCCAACCTCTTGGCCGACGCCGCATATGAACTGGTGGATCCCAGGGTAAGGCTGGGGAGGACCATTAAATGA